A window of Candidatus Hydrogenedentota bacterium contains these coding sequences:
- a CDS encoding helix-turn-helix domain-containing protein, producing the protein MSPLLKKSDVARLLAVSPRTVERFVASNLLPHVRLGHRTLRFRHVDVERLLERLAVQVNAVKYE; encoded by the coding sequence GTGAGCCCACTGCTCAAAAAGTCTGACGTTGCTCGATTGCTGGCCGTATCGCCACGCACGGTTGAGCGGTTTGTTGCGTCGAATCTCCTCCCGCACGTCAGGCTTGGTCATCGAACACTTCGCTTCAGACATGTGGATGTCGAACGACTTCTTGAGCGATTAGCCGTTCAGGTCAACGCTGTGAAGTACGAATAG
- a CDS encoding ThiF family adenylyltransferase, translated as MKLFTKSIYRRIETKTLRNPDGITVTDRQEMLPSFDHAVVRKSTGTIFGCGGLGSQVGYGLCRKGYRRLRYYDHDTVEHSNLNRQFFFKNDLGKNKAIQLVKNLAPHAPSGTILEGHALSFQDAVALGHDLVADFVVCGVDNGETRVAVARYCLRHAIPVVFLAVDFAAEHGYVFVQEPGGACFGCVFPNALNSPKAPCRVPAVIDILDVVAGLALYAIDSLLMDRRRAWNFRNVHLAGFAPSSELVIEKRPDCPLCGGQNHSSKGGAAGLGTRRRQ; from the coding sequence ATGAAGCTGTTTACAAAATCGATCTACCGCAGGATTGAGACAAAGACACTGCGAAACCCCGACGGTATTACCGTCACGGATCGGCAGGAAATGTTGCCGTCTTTCGACCACGCAGTAGTCCGCAAGTCTACCGGCACCATTTTTGGGTGCGGCGGTCTTGGCTCACAAGTGGGCTACGGCTTGTGCCGCAAAGGCTATCGCCGGTTACGTTACTACGATCATGACACTGTTGAACACTCAAACCTGAATCGACAGTTCTTCTTTAAAAATGACTTGGGCAAGAACAAGGCGATTCAGCTCGTCAAAAACCTCGCGCCACACGCCCCGAGCGGAACCATTCTCGAAGGTCATGCTCTCAGCTTCCAAGATGCAGTAGCTCTTGGCCATGACCTGGTCGCAGATTTTGTTGTTTGTGGCGTTGACAACGGGGAGACTCGAGTCGCCGTTGCTCGATATTGTCTGCGCCATGCCATCCCCGTTGTCTTTCTCGCAGTCGATTTTGCGGCTGAGCATGGCTACGTCTTTGTTCAGGAACCTGGGGGCGCTTGCTTCGGTTGTGTTTTCCCGAACGCGCTGAACAGCCCAAAGGCTCCGTGTCGCGTGCCGGCTGTAATCGATATTCTTGATGTCGTGGCGGGCTTAGCCCTCTACGCGATAGACAGTCTGCTCATGGATCGAAGGCGTGCATGGAATTTCCGAAATGTCCATTTGGCCGGCTTCGCGCCAAGTTCAGAGCTCGTCATTGAGAAAAGGCCCGACTGTCCGCTTTGTGGAGGTCAAAATCACTCATCGAAGGGAGGCGCCGCAGGTTTGGGAACGAGGCGACGGCAATGA
- a CDS encoding tyrosine-type recombinase/integrase codes for MNVKILVHGNSLEARKRSLDHWRVPPSTKAELLRFLSDLELGKVNRGKKISPAAQLKYLSVLKISLEYWNRPTARLSLKHVEHFDRDLSSDRIQAKVKNAPYSHSVKVSIRKALKVFLRWRLGEARAHTLAGWLDTRDQTRTPDFLAEQQVEQLLRKCRTPEQRFIIAVLFDTGARIEEFLNIRMEDVSLPNGKDNFVRITLKEEYSKTKGRTIGLYWRHSVEVVSTFIKARLAEGRSQQDPVFAGTYGATRMFLNRIGVSVLRRRVYPHLLRHSSATYYATKLNRQELCYRYGWRFSSNMPDVYISRAGMENKELDVKFTKTEISDVKDDLVKLQQETKIKDDRIAKLENSLADLKGNLKAITEILQRHPPIKALEAALRKKRSNGTTTG; via the coding sequence ATGAACGTCAAGATTCTCGTCCATGGAAACAGTTTGGAAGCCAGAAAGCGTAGTCTAGACCACTGGCGCGTTCCGCCGTCCACCAAAGCCGAATTGCTCCGATTTCTTTCCGACCTCGAACTTGGCAAGGTCAATCGCGGGAAGAAGATATCCCCAGCTGCGCAGCTGAAGTACCTCAGCGTCCTGAAGATATCTCTCGAGTATTGGAATCGTCCGACCGCACGTCTCAGCCTGAAACACGTCGAACATTTCGACCGCGACCTCAGCAGCGACCGCATTCAAGCCAAGGTCAAGAATGCACCGTACTCCCACTCAGTCAAGGTGAGTATCCGTAAAGCACTCAAGGTGTTCTTGCGATGGCGACTTGGCGAAGCTCGTGCCCATACTCTTGCCGGCTGGCTTGACACTCGAGATCAGACGCGAACGCCGGACTTTCTGGCTGAACAACAAGTCGAACAACTTTTGCGCAAGTGCCGCACGCCCGAGCAACGGTTCATCATTGCCGTACTTTTTGACACCGGAGCAAGGATTGAGGAATTTCTCAATATCCGTATGGAAGATGTTTCACTCCCGAACGGCAAAGATAATTTTGTCCGCATCACACTGAAGGAGGAGTACAGCAAGACAAAAGGGCGAACAATTGGCCTCTATTGGCGGCATAGTGTGGAAGTTGTCAGCACATTCATAAAGGCACGACTTGCTGAAGGTCGGAGCCAGCAGGATCCGGTATTTGCGGGCACCTACGGCGCTACGCGAATGTTCCTCAATCGAATCGGCGTTTCTGTTCTTCGCCGACGAGTGTATCCCCATCTTCTGCGGCACAGTTCCGCAACGTACTACGCCACCAAACTCAACCGCCAGGAGTTGTGCTACCGATACGGCTGGCGATTCAGCAGCAACATGCCTGACGTCTATATTTCCAGAGCCGGCATGGAGAACAAAGAATTGGACGTCAAATTCACGAAGACGGAGATAAGTGACGTGAAGGACGATTTGGTCAAGCTGCAGCAGGAAACCAAGATCAAGGACGACCGGATCGCCAAACTGGAAAACTCTCTTGCTGATCTAAAGGGCAACTTAAAGGCGATCACGGAGATACTTCAGAGACACCCGCCAATCAAGGCGCTGGAAGCTGCGCTCAGGAAAAAACGATCCAATGGAACTACAACAGGCTGA